Proteins from a genomic interval of Danio rerio strain Tuebingen ecotype United States chromosome 4, GRCz12tu, whole genome shotgun sequence:
- the LOC101883862 gene encoding uncharacterized protein produces MALKICLFMFHLFFSGELIGVQYLFQQTGQALQNMNPDCQQTAELIEDLNVDEREEDEGFCDISEDHTIVDPEAALSPSSSTLRSGSSTAVTSSVASLPVSTCPALVPDPPAQPEEPISPVPLEPEEATEDDDEDNDDDDDDDGDEETAVDYQNIPGFQHVDRLAEYLVELRTHKSLSLTNQEANEIIGLWQSLHDQDKKRVVYAARHQKRLLSGRFKTPKKPTHTPGVESTTRCVLGASSAPAQWPDCCRLVETIFIRLCTIHPSPKRKGKGTLSRWSLILQDYRRIRQLVLGNSLVMGGTSMQLVEVNQNTLIQWFNNRQKKQELSVLLQGIQLPQHLPEAQEPLPVAKSLQTEPDQPGEQHQYVLPESTAGQARQRQTSVGRPPLRLKAPVQTQVIFTPPAPGASLQMVPNIYIPATPGYQGMPMFQGVPMFQAVPMVQGIPMAQGIPIMQGVQMAQGIPMVQGMPLRQPPLQPTMSSTSSQPAASPSTSGAIPKRPYRRTVQANTCKKCGQFKTNATGHSQLRGRVYCPQTETLTKEEWLEEMKRTNPK; encoded by the exons ATGGctcttaaaatttgtttatttatgtttcatttatttttttcaggtgaGCTCATTGGAGTGCAGTATCTGTTCCAGCAGACTGGTCAGGCACTGCAGAACATGAACCCAGACTGTCAGCAGACTGCTGAGCTCATTGAGGATCTCAATGTGGATGAGCGAGAAGAAGATGAGGGCTTCTGTGACATCAGTGAGGAtcacactattgttgatccggagGCTGCTCTGTCACCatcctcctccacattgagatcgGGTTCCTCCACTGCAGTCACCAGCAGTGTCGCTTCCTTGCCAGTCTCCACATGCCCTGCACTGGTCCCTGACCCACCTGCGCAGCCTGAAGAACCAATTTCACCTGTGCCCTTAGAGCCAGAAGAGGCTACGGAAGATGATGACGAAGAcaatgatgatgacgacgatgatgatggtgatgaagagacT GCTGTTGACTACCAAAATATTCCGGGCTTCCAGCATGTGGACAGGctggctgaatatctggttgaGCTTCGGACCCACAAAAGCCTCAGCCTCACCAACCAGGAGGCCAACGAGATCATTGGTCTTTGGCAAAGCCTGCATGACCAAGACAAGAAGCGGGTGGTGTATGCAGCTCGACACCAGAAGCGACTGCTGAGTGGGCGATTTAAAACACCCAAGAAGCCCACTCACACCCCTGGCGTGGAGAGCACTACCAGATGTGTGCTGGGTGCAAGCAGTGCTCCTGCTCAGTGGCCTGACTGTTGCCGTCTTGTGGAGACCATCTTTATTAGGCTTTGTACCATCCACCCTAGTCCCAAGCGAAAAGGCAAGGGAACCCTTTCAAGATGGTCTCTGATCCTGCAAGACTACCGCAGGATTAGGCAACTCGTACTGGGCAACAGCTTGGTAATGGGAGGTACATCCATGCAGCTGGTTGAGGTAAACCAGAATACCCTGATTCAGTGGTTTAATAACAGACAGAAGAAACAGGAGCTGTCTGTGCTGCTTCAGGGTATTCAGTTGCCTCAACACCTCCCAGAAGCCCAGGAACCTCTCCCAGTTGCCAAAAGTCTTCAGACAGAGCCAGACCAACCAGGAGAGCAGCACCAGTATGTGTTGCCAGAGAGCACAGCAGGTCAGGCAAGGCAGAGGCAGACATCTGTTGGACGACCCCCACTCAGACTCAAGGCACCAGTACAGACCCAGGtcatatttacaccaccagcacctgGAGCATCGCTGCAGATGGTACCCAACATATACATCCCAGCTACACCAGGGTACCAGGGTATGCCGATGTTTCAGGGTGTACCAATGTTCCAGGCTGTGCCAATGGTCCAGGGAATCCCTATGGCCCAGGGTATCCCGATAATGCAAGGAGTGCAGATGGCCCAGGGTATCCCAATGGTGCAGGGGATGCCACTCAGACAGCCACCACTTCAGCCAACAATGTCCAGTACCAGCTCACAGCCTGCTGCATCACCATCCACATCTGGAGCCATTCCCAAAAGACCGTACCGGAGAACTGTTCAAGCGAACACTTGTAAAAAGTGTGGGCAGTTCAAAACAAATGCCACAGGCCATAGCCAACTCAGGGGCAGGGTGTACTGCCCACAGACTGAAACTTTAACTAAAGAAGAGTGGCTAGAGGAAATGAAAAGGACCAACCcaaaataa